One part of the Candidatus Sericytochromatia bacterium genome encodes these proteins:
- the aspS gene encoding aspartate--tRNA ligase has protein sequence MTVASPPATLIGPRSHRCGTVTREAVEQTVVLYGWVQRRRDHGGVIFVDLRDRTGLVQVVFNPQTDPLAHQTADALRSEFVIGVRGVVKARPDGQQNSNLATGEIEVYAREVVILNASKPTPFPIGDDDVDEMLRLQYRYLDLRSPKLQSALMLRHAVTMAVRNHLDAQGFLEIETPMLTKSTPEGARDYVVPSRVHPGEFFALPQSPQIFKQILMVAGYDRYFQIARCFRDEDLRADRQPEFTQIDIETSFLTQDEIMDINEGLICHLLSRFAGVEVAQPVRRMPYAEAMDRYGSDKPDLRFGLELHDLNETLSRSQFKVFAEAIAGGGRVKAICVPKGADLSRAQIDQLGEFAKRFGAKGLAWIKVQAASEGEDANAKTVAYTLGGEALRATFASTVMKFISAEEAAAIATTVGARPGDLLLFAADRVEVVREVLGRLRLKLAADMNLIDTKRFELLWVVDFPMFEWNDEEKRWDPLHHPFTSPLDSDVELLESAPGRCRAKAYDLVLNGTELGGGSVRIHRRDVQNKVFQMLGLSDAEIVEKFGFMLDAFEYGAPPHGGLAFGLDRIVMLIAGLDSIRDVIAFPKTQSASDLMVQAPGPINLRQMRELHIRTVGS, from the coding sequence ATGACCGTCGCCTCACCGCCTGCCACCCTGATTGGCCCCCGCTCCCACCGTTGCGGCACCGTGACCCGCGAGGCCGTGGAACAGACCGTGGTGCTGTACGGCTGGGTCCAGCGGCGGCGGGACCACGGCGGTGTCATCTTCGTGGATCTGCGGGACCGCACAGGCCTGGTCCAGGTGGTATTCAACCCCCAGACCGACCCGCTGGCCCACCAGACCGCCGACGCGCTGCGCAGTGAGTTCGTGATCGGCGTGCGCGGGGTCGTCAAGGCGCGCCCGGACGGGCAGCAGAACAGCAACCTGGCCACTGGCGAGATCGAGGTTTACGCCCGTGAGGTGGTGATCCTGAATGCGTCGAAGCCCACCCCCTTCCCCATCGGGGATGACGACGTCGATGAGATGTTGCGGCTGCAATACCGCTACCTCGACCTGCGCTCCCCCAAGCTCCAGAGCGCTTTGATGCTTCGTCACGCCGTCACCATGGCCGTGCGGAACCACCTGGACGCGCAGGGCTTCCTGGAAATCGAAACGCCGATGCTTACCAAGAGCACGCCGGAAGGGGCGCGCGACTATGTGGTGCCTTCTCGGGTGCATCCCGGCGAGTTCTTCGCGCTGCCGCAAAGCCCTCAGATTTTCAAGCAAATCTTGATGGTGGCGGGCTACGACCGCTATTTCCAGATTGCCCGCTGTTTCCGCGACGAAGACCTGCGGGCCGACCGTCAGCCCGAGTTCACCCAGATTGACATCGAGACCTCGTTCCTCACGCAGGACGAGATCATGGACATCAACGAGGGGCTCATCTGCCACCTGCTGTCGCGCTTCGCAGGCGTCGAGGTGGCGCAGCCGGTGCGTCGGATGCCCTACGCCGAGGCCATGGACCGCTATGGCTCCGACAAGCCTGACCTGCGGTTCGGCTTGGAACTTCACGACCTGAACGAGACCCTGAGCCGGAGCCAGTTCAAGGTGTTCGCCGAGGCGATCGCTGGTGGCGGGCGCGTCAAGGCCATTTGCGTCCCGAAGGGGGCGGACCTTAGCCGGGCGCAGATCGACCAGCTCGGCGAGTTCGCCAAGCGCTTCGGGGCCAAGGGCCTGGCCTGGATCAAGGTTCAGGCGGCCAGCGAGGGAGAGGACGCCAACGCCAAGACCGTTGCCTACACGTTGGGTGGGGAAGCGCTGCGGGCCACCTTCGCCTCGACCGTGATGAAGTTCATCTCGGCCGAGGAGGCCGCGGCGATCGCCACCACCGTTGGCGCGCGCCCGGGTGACCTGCTGCTGTTCGCGGCTGACCGGGTCGAGGTGGTGCGGGAGGTGCTGGGACGCCTGCGGCTCAAGCTGGCGGCTGACATGAACCTGATCGACACCAAGCGCTTCGAACTGCTGTGGGTGGTCGACTTCCCCATGTTCGAATGGAATGACGAGGAGAAGCGCTGGGATCCTCTGCACCATCCGTTCACGTCCCCGCTCGATTCCGATGTCGAGTTGCTGGAATCCGCCCCCGGCCGCTGTCGGGCCAAGGCTTACGACCTCGTGCTCAATGGCACCGAACTCGGCGGCGGCAGCGTGCGTATTCATCGCCGCGACGTGCAGAACAAGGTCTTCCAGATGCTGGGGCTCTCCGATGCCGAGATTGTCGAGAAGTTCGGTTTCATGCTGGACGCTTTCGAATACGGTGCACCACCGCACGGCGGGCTGGCCTTCGGATTGGATCGCATCGTCATGCTGATTGCCGGGCTCGATTCGATCCGGGACGTGATTGCCTTCCCCAAGACCCAGTCTGCGAGTGACCTGATGGTTCAGGCGCCTGGCCCGATCAACCTGCGTCAAATGCGGGAGCTACACATTCGCACGGTGGGATCGTGA